In a genomic window of Zingiber officinale cultivar Zhangliang chromosome 9B, Zo_v1.1, whole genome shotgun sequence:
- the LOC122023899 gene encoding F-box/LRR-repeat protein 10-like, with product MADEEVGTALELGDQGAHPPDSSPLALEHYLPFAILASILSRLDPRSLCSAAATCRSLRGAACHALSFVPSFNLLEIAPTADLLEPLLPPNPYLKSLKLDCSRLDDSSIRFLIRPSLQDLCLHNCENLSGRLLAEIGGKCRDLRSLSLSSLAERRGLSFVFADLEELLTGCSQLETLTLALDFSSFDHPNFGQVWANASVVLSCLEIGYIPMTMLMELLSATVKSLHPSSPVKKPSMFPSLQMLCLSVDYITDHLVGFISKGFPLLSSLDLQDAPIMEPILTSDLTNAGLQQINSHGKLKHISLLRSQEFMFTYFRRVNDVGFLLMSDGCSTLESICLGGFCRVTDTGFRAIIHSCANLRKFRVSHGSQLTDLVFHDISATSLLLTHVSLRWCNLLSNLGVVGLSDNKQLTVLDLRDCRNLGDEAVKALSYLPKLQVLLLDGSDTTDKGLSYLGNGSCPLFSLSLRGCRRITSNGISSLFGGGSVNQSLQVLDLSRLPNLTDEAILALAKSRIQIVELRIRGCPNIGDVSVMALASMQIEGSSPGSSLCVLDVYECGLITPLAFRWFKRPYFPSLRWLGMSGSLNRDMVDALLRTRPFLRLACRGEELGMTFLDNASRWYSNEEEEMDELEKWLLEGEDEMEDDSN from the exons ATGGCCGACGAAGAGGTCGGCACTGCGCTCGAGCTCGGTGATCAAGGAGCGCATCCCCCTGATTCATCACCGCTGGCGCTCGAGCACTACCTCCCCTTCGCCATCCTCGCTTCGATCCTCTCCCGCCTCGACCCTCGTTCCCTCTGTTCGGCTGCTGCCACCTGCCGCTCCCTTCGCGGTGCCGCGTGCCACGCATTGTCCTTCGTCCCTTCTTTTAACCTCCTT GAAATCGCGCCGACTGCGGATCTTCTGGAGCCGCTACTACCTCCAAATCCGTACCTGAAGAGCTTGAAGCTGGACTGCAGTCGCCTTGATGATTCGTCGATCAGGTTCTTGATCAGGCCTTCTCTTCAAGACTTGTGTCTCCATAATTGCGAAAATTTGAGTGGAAGGCTTCTCGCTGAAATTGGTGGCAAGTGCCGAGATCTGAG GTCCCTCTCTTTAAGCTCCCTAGCTGAACGTAGAGGACTCTCATTTGTATTTGCTGATCTAGAGGAATTGCTTACTGGTTGTTCTCAGTTAGAG ACACTCACTTTGGCACTTGATTTTTCCTCATTCGACCATCCCAATTTTGGCCAAGTATGGGCAAATGCTTCTGTAGTTCTTTCTTGCCTGGAGATCGGATATATACCCATGACAATGTTGATGGAACTACTCAGTGCAACAGTGAAATCACTTCACCCCTCAAGTCCTGTTAAAAAACCATCAATGTTTCCTAGCCTTCAGATGCTATGCCTTTCAGTGGACTATATCACAGATCACTTAGTTGGTTTTATTTCAAAGGGCTTCCCGTTACTGTCATCGTTGGATCTTCAAGATGCCCCTATCATGGAACCTATATTGACTTCTGATCTCACTAATGCTGGGCTTCAACAGATAAACTCACATGGTAAATTGAAGCACATTTCTCTTTTACGCAGCCAGGAGTTCATGTTCACCTATTTCCGCCGAGTTAATGATGTCGGCTTTCTTTTAATGTCTGATGGTTGTTCCACATTGGAAAGTATCTGTCTTGGAGGCTTTTGCCGTGTTACAGATACTGGTTTCAGAGCCATAATACACTCTTGCGCTAACCTACGGAAATTCAGGGTGTCTCATGGGAGTCAACTCACAGATCTTGTTTTCCATGACATTTCTGCCACTTCCCTTTTGCTAACGCATGTTAGCTTGAGGTGGTGTAATTTGTTAAGCAATCTTGGTGTTGTGGGTTTGTCTGATAACAAGCAGCTGACGGTTCTTGATCTGCGAGATTGTCGGAATCTGGGTGATGAGGCTGTAAAGGCTTTAAGTTATCTACCCAAGTTACAAGTGTTGTTGTTGGATGGCAGTGATACTACCGATAAAGGATTGTCATACCTGGGCAATGGCAGTTGTCCATTGTTTTCATTGTCTCTTAGAGGCTGTCGAAGAATCACATCGAATGGCATTTCATCTCTTTTTGGTGGTGGCTCAGTGAATCAGAGCTTGCAAGTGTTGGACCTCTCTAGGCTTCCCAATCTCACAGACGAGGCCATTTTGGCACTTGCTAAAAGTAGGATACAGATCGTTGAACTTCGTATCAGAGGTTGTCCAAATATCGGAGATGTATCTGTCATGGCTTTAGCATCCATGCAAATCGAAGGCAGCTCACCTGGGAGCAGCTTGTGCGTGCTGGACGTTTATGAATGTGGTTTAATCACACCACTCGCATTTCGGTGGTTCAAGAGACCTTACTTCCCAAGTTTGAGATGGCTGGGAATGAGCGGAAGCCTGAATAGAGATATGGTAGATGCTTTACTGAGAACCCGCCCTTTCTTGCGCTTAGCATGTCGCGGCGAGGAGCTAGGGATGACTTTCCTCGACAATGCAAGTAGATGGTACAGCAACGAGGAGGAAGAAATGGATGAACTTGAAAAGTGGCTTTTGGAAGGTGAGGACGAAATGGAAGATGACTCAAACTAG
- the LOC122024029 gene encoding dolichol-phosphate mannosyltransferase subunit 1-like isoform X2, translated as MAKLEEIDTDEYEKIMAANKMKRKKYSIIIPTYNERLNIALVIYLIFKHLQESEFEVIIVDDGSPDGTQDIIKQLQDVYGKDRILLRARPKKLGLGTAYVHGFKHASGDYIIIMDADLSHHPKYLPSFIRKQIQTGASIVTGTRYVRHGGVHGWNLMRKLTSRGANVLAQTLLWPGVSDLTGSFRLYERSAFEDVISSCVSKGYVFQMEIIVRASRKGYHIEEVPITFVDRVYGSSKLGGSEIVQYLKGLVYLLFTT; from the exons ATGGCAAAGTTGGAGGAGATTGATACAGATGAATATGAAAAGATAATGGCTGCTAACAaaatgaagaggaagaagtaTAGCATCATAATTCCAACATACAATGAGCGTCTCAACATTGCCCTTGTCATCTACCTCATCTTCAAACATCTTCA GGAGTCCGAGTTTGAAGTCATTATTGTAGATGATGGAAGTCCTGATGGAACTCAAGATATCATAAAACAACTACAGGATGTCTATGGGAAAGATCGCATT CTACTACGTGCAAGGCCAAAGAAGCTTGGTCTAG GAACTGCTTACGTCCATGGATTTAAGCATGCATCTGGTGATTACATAATAATCATGGATGCAGATCTCTCCCACCAT CCAAAATACTTGCCCAGCTTCATCAG GAAGCAAATCCAAACTGGTGCAAGTATAGTTACAGGAACCCGCTATGTCCGTCATGGTGGTGTGCATGGATGGAACCTTATGCGTAAACTCACAAGTAGGGGAGCCAATGTACTTGCACAGACACTTCTATGGCCAGGTGTATCCGATCTGACTGGTTCTTTTAG ACTTTATGAGAGGAGTGCTTTCGAAGATGTCATAAGTTCATGCGTGAGTAAAGGATATGTTTTTCAGATGGAGATTATCGTCAGAGCTAGCAGGAAGGGCTATCACATTGAAGAG GTTCCAATAACTTTCGTGGACAGAGTTTATGGGAGCTCAAAACTCGGCGGATCGGAAATAGTCCAATACCTAAAAGGCCTGGTGTACCTGTTGTTTACAACCTAA
- the LOC122024029 gene encoding dolichol-phosphate mannosyltransferase subunit 1-like isoform X1, with the protein MFVEPLRALRSFVPSVPSRQLRTLPKSTATSLRLLPPYMPKGSMAKLEEIDTDEYEKIMAANKMKRKKYSIIIPTYNERLNIALVIYLIFKHLQESEFEVIIVDDGSPDGTQDIIKQLQDVYGKDRILLRARPKKLGLGTAYVHGFKHASGDYIIIMDADLSHHPKYLPSFIRKQIQTGASIVTGTRYVRHGGVHGWNLMRKLTSRGANVLAQTLLWPGVSDLTGSFRLYERSAFEDVISSCVSKGYVFQMEIIVRASRKGYHIEEVPITFVDRVYGSSKLGGSEIVQYLKGLVYLLFTT; encoded by the exons ATGTTCGTCGAACCCCTTCGTGCCCTAAGGTCTTTCGTCCCGTCCGTCCCCTCCCGCCAGCTCCGTACCCTCCCGAAGTCGACGGCAACCAGCCTGCGTCTTCTCCCTCCGTACA TGCCAAAAGGGAGTATGGCAAAGTTGGAGGAGATTGATACAGATGAATATGAAAAGATAATGGCTGCTAACAaaatgaagaggaagaagtaTAGCATCATAATTCCAACATACAATGAGCGTCTCAACATTGCCCTTGTCATCTACCTCATCTTCAAACATCTTCA GGAGTCCGAGTTTGAAGTCATTATTGTAGATGATGGAAGTCCTGATGGAACTCAAGATATCATAAAACAACTACAGGATGTCTATGGGAAAGATCGCATT CTACTACGTGCAAGGCCAAAGAAGCTTGGTCTAG GAACTGCTTACGTCCATGGATTTAAGCATGCATCTGGTGATTACATAATAATCATGGATGCAGATCTCTCCCACCAT CCAAAATACTTGCCCAGCTTCATCAG GAAGCAAATCCAAACTGGTGCAAGTATAGTTACAGGAACCCGCTATGTCCGTCATGGTGGTGTGCATGGATGGAACCTTATGCGTAAACTCACAAGTAGGGGAGCCAATGTACTTGCACAGACACTTCTATGGCCAGGTGTATCCGATCTGACTGGTTCTTTTAG ACTTTATGAGAGGAGTGCTTTCGAAGATGTCATAAGTTCATGCGTGAGTAAAGGATATGTTTTTCAGATGGAGATTATCGTCAGAGCTAGCAGGAAGGGCTATCACATTGAAGAG GTTCCAATAACTTTCGTGGACAGAGTTTATGGGAGCTCAAAACTCGGCGGATCGGAAATAGTCCAATACCTAAAAGGCCTGGTGTACCTGTTGTTTACAACCTAA